The proteins below come from a single Chitinophaga pinensis DSM 2588 genomic window:
- a CDS encoding tetratricopeptide repeat protein, producing MNYLQSILCLLFLCTMTDRLAAQSTIDRNRVMEYLQNLQYDEAIAYLQPGIDSNNLQHVSLLAYTYYQAGRLSDAINQYQRVLQLDSNHITAHQYIASMHMQQEQPFSAIEHYKRIVQLRPQSAAAWKQLGMAGFTARQSDSAFVWLTKAYDLNPTDARVVARLAEEWIDRKRLGMSDTLLNTYFAKDSGSAVILMTGARVSFLLKDYKRTVTIGDKLKTLNVASPNAFLYVAAAAFNLNRFKDCIAVHDYLALRMSSSENIMYYAAMSYTQLGKYQESNDLLQTCIDMAKSVSLDNYYTGMAINYEAMKQYKPAIASLDTAYYMFHQPLKQYSIGRIYDAHLKNEAMATRYYKRYIQLYKGESTEEKQIYDYLKTRFQK from the coding sequence ATGAATTACCTGCAATCTATACTATGCCTGCTTTTCTTATGCACAATGACAGACAGACTGGCGGCACAATCCACCATCGACAGAAACCGTGTTATGGAATACCTCCAGAACCTGCAATACGATGAGGCCATTGCCTACCTTCAACCCGGTATTGATAGTAACAATCTGCAACACGTCTCCCTGCTCGCCTATACCTATTACCAGGCCGGCAGGCTCTCCGATGCCATTAACCAGTATCAGCGGGTATTACAGCTGGACAGTAATCATATCACCGCCCATCAATACATCGCTTCCATGCATATGCAACAGGAACAACCGTTTTCTGCTATTGAACACTATAAAAGGATCGTTCAGCTACGTCCGCAGAGCGCCGCCGCATGGAAACAATTAGGCATGGCAGGGTTTACCGCCCGGCAGTCTGACTCGGCATTTGTATGGCTGACAAAAGCTTATGACCTGAATCCTACAGACGCCAGAGTAGTAGCCAGACTGGCAGAAGAATGGATCGACAGGAAACGCTTAGGTATGTCAGATACACTGCTCAATACCTACTTCGCTAAAGATTCCGGCAGCGCCGTTATTCTGATGACAGGCGCCCGTGTATCTTTTCTCCTGAAAGATTATAAACGCACCGTAACGATAGGGGATAAGCTCAAAACACTCAATGTCGCATCTCCCAACGCATTCCTTTATGTGGCCGCAGCCGCATTCAATCTTAACAGATTTAAAGACTGTATCGCCGTACATGATTACCTCGCCCTCCGCATGTCCAGTTCGGAAAATATCATGTACTACGCCGCTATGTCCTATACGCAACTGGGCAAATACCAGGAAAGTAACGACCTGTTGCAGACCTGCATCGACATGGCGAAATCCGTCAGCCTGGATAACTACTATACCGGTATGGCCATTAACTACGAAGCCATGAAACAATATAAGCCGGCTATTGCCAGTCTGGATACCGCTTATTACATGTTCCATCAGCCGCTGAAACAGTATAGTATCGGGCGTATCTATGACGCGCATCTGAAAAATGAAGCCATGGCCACCCGTTATTACAAACGATATATCCAGCTCTATAAAGGAGAAAGCACCGAAGAAAAACAGATCTACGATTACCTGAAAACCCGCTTCCAGAAATAA
- a CDS encoding RICIN domain-containing protein — MKNLHTLWVTAMLNIIAVNAFAQTIKGTFAIQNVQTGIYLRIKDADTRNGTPIVAYTPVNWKCVTWDFHQVNGDTYELKNLFSGKTMQPVDEKPSAGTTLEEQPMTAGKSSQQYEFIPVDKGTYLIRVKGSDLYLTPADNNGTVNAKILLAKKNNSKLQQWTIHEQQPAM; from the coding sequence ATGAAAAATCTCCACACTTTATGGGTCACGGCCATGCTTAATATTATTGCTGTGAACGCCTTCGCACAGACTATCAAAGGTACTTTCGCCATTCAGAATGTTCAGACCGGCATCTATCTCCGGATAAAAGATGCTGATACAAGAAATGGGACGCCTATCGTTGCTTATACACCGGTGAACTGGAAATGTGTCACCTGGGACTTCCACCAGGTAAACGGGGACACCTATGAGCTTAAAAACCTCTTTTCCGGCAAAACCATGCAACCTGTTGATGAAAAGCCATCCGCAGGTACTACGCTCGAAGAACAGCCCATGACAGCAGGTAAGTCCAGTCAGCAGTACGAATTCATACCTGTTGATAAAGGCACCTACCTCATCCGGGTGAAAGGATCCGATCTATATCTCACCCCAGCCGACAATAACGGTACCGTCAATGCAAAAATCCTGCTCGCAAAGAAGAATAATTCAAAATTGCAGCAATGGACGATCCACGAGCAACAACCAGCTATGTAA
- a CDS encoding lipocalin family protein, which translates to MKRSSWILVLFFCACVMSCSNNDDNNPTPTINPDAPTTGTWRVTLFTDSGKDETSDFSGYTFTFDSNGTAVATKSGTSKNGSWSASSSSKKFNLNFGVKSDANKPLGELTDDWEIISLSATEIKLKDDNDDSGEYLTFNQN; encoded by the coding sequence ATGAAGAGAAGCAGCTGGATACTCGTTCTGTTCTTTTGTGCATGTGTCATGTCATGCAGTAACAATGATGATAACAATCCTACGCCGACAATCAATCCGGATGCGCCGACGACGGGTACCTGGCGGGTGACATTGTTTACCGACAGCGGTAAAGATGAAACCAGCGATTTCAGTGGTTATACTTTCACATTTGACAGTAATGGAACGGCTGTGGCGACAAAAAGCGGGACAAGCAAAAATGGCAGTTGGAGTGCCAGCAGCAGTTCGAAAAAATTTAACTTAAATTTTGGAGTTAAATCCGACGCCAATAAACCCCTCGGAGAACTGACAGATGATTGGGAAATTATTTCCCTGAGTGCCACTGAAATCAAGCTGAAGGACGATAACGACGACAGTGGAGAATACCTGACCTTTAACCAGAACTAA
- a CDS encoding NmrA family NAD(P)-binding protein, translating to MHIILGASGRVGSGIVSHLIQRRESVKGIIRDAKKAPQLKALGADVAIADANDLPALVAAFQDGSTLFAITPETHHERNVIGETIDILDNYRKALANSPIKRLVGLSSIGAQYETGTGNLVMSYLLEHAFTAMPVKQTFVRPSYYFSNWMMYLESVQEKGILPTFFPVDLALPMVSPEEVAAFVANVIQKEDEDGKIYELTGPAMYSSNDVAAAFSAALGKEVKAVQIRREDWESTLHGIGFTPDAIRNFVEMTQAVISGKAAPEKKGTIQVELKTTLEAYVKAHIPAQATVTPVTKTTKTRKKTAGKKAAA from the coding sequence ATGCATATTATATTAGGCGCGTCAGGACGGGTCGGTTCTGGCATAGTATCCCATCTTATCCAACGCAGAGAGTCTGTTAAAGGTATTATCAGAGATGCAAAGAAAGCCCCCCAACTGAAAGCACTCGGCGCAGATGTAGCCATCGCTGACGCCAATGATCTTCCCGCACTGGTGGCTGCTTTTCAGGATGGCAGTACGCTTTTTGCCATTACCCCCGAGACACATCATGAAAGGAATGTGATAGGAGAAACAATCGATATTCTGGACAACTACAGGAAAGCGCTGGCTAACTCCCCTATCAAGCGACTTGTAGGTCTGTCCTCTATTGGCGCGCAATATGAAACAGGTACAGGTAACCTGGTAATGTCCTATCTGCTGGAGCACGCTTTTACTGCTATGCCTGTCAAACAGACATTTGTACGCCCTTCCTATTATTTCAGTAACTGGATGATGTACCTGGAATCAGTACAGGAGAAAGGCATTTTACCAACATTTTTCCCGGTAGACCTTGCACTTCCAATGGTATCGCCTGAAGAAGTGGCAGCATTTGTTGCCAATGTTATACAAAAAGAGGACGAAGATGGGAAAATATATGAACTCACTGGTCCTGCGATGTATAGCAGCAATGATGTGGCAGCTGCATTTTCAGCCGCATTAGGTAAGGAGGTAAAGGCAGTACAGATCCGCAGAGAAGACTGGGAAAGTACCTTACATGGTATCGGATTTACACCGGATGCTATCAGAAACTTCGTTGAAATGACACAGGCTGTCATCTCCGGTAAGGCAGCACCAGAAAAAAAAGGCACAATACAGGTCGAATTGAAAACGACGCTGGAAGCGTATGTAAAAGCACATATCCCTGCACAGGCAACTGTGACTCCCGTTACGAAAACGACTAAAACAAGAAAGAAAACAGCTGGCAAAAAAGCTGCAGCCTGA
- a CDS encoding Hsp20/alpha crystallin family protein, producing MSLVKRTATTLPGFPSLFDDFFSREFFNWGNNNFSSTSTTVPSVNIKETADSYEVEVAAPGMDKKDFNITLDGNTLTISSAKQQTQEKKDANYTRREFSYQSFQRSFELPKNVVDEDKINARYDNGLLHLVIPKKEDAKQKAPRMIEIG from the coding sequence ATGTCACTCGTTAAAAGAACTGCAACCACTCTTCCAGGATTCCCATCCCTGTTTGATGACTTTTTCAGCCGTGAATTCTTTAACTGGGGCAACAACAATTTTTCATCCACAAGCACGACTGTACCATCTGTGAACATTAAGGAAACGGCTGACAGTTATGAGGTGGAAGTAGCCGCCCCTGGTATGGACAAAAAAGACTTTAATATTACGCTTGACGGCAATACCCTTACCATTTCCTCTGCTAAGCAGCAGACACAGGAGAAAAAAGATGCTAATTATACCAGGCGTGAGTTCAGCTACCAGTCCTTCCAGCGTAGTTTTGAACTGCCAAAGAACGTGGTGGATGAGGATAAGATAAACGCCCGCTATGATAATGGCCTGTTACATCTGGTGATTCCTAAAAAGGAAGACGCTAAACAAAAGGCGCCAAGGATGATAGAAATTGGCTGA
- a CDS encoding relaxase/mobilization nuclease domain-containing protein has product MIVKGRIRGNGGQLASYLLRKGENDTVRLFDIRGTSHLYDLRKSLLEMSFTSELTRTDKGLYHVQINPRPGEDKKMTADDWLRAAEIMEEETGFKGQKRIMVMHEKKGRIHMHVAWERYSHGTGKMISNKYSRYAQDRARKRMENEFSQNRTPDKNIERPELNKLLAELWALHPSGKAFIKAVGQYGYTVCRSEGRRPMVIINKAGRSFDLVRETKVKTKDMRERLKGLQLPHDKQVIASIRERQQNDTKETPREKRIRELKEQMEQHEKAKDKQQGR; this is encoded by the coding sequence ATGATAGTGAAGGGGAGAATTCGCGGTAATGGCGGACAGCTTGCAAGCTATCTTTTACGCAAAGGCGAGAATGACACGGTAAGACTCTTTGATATTCGAGGGACAAGCCATCTTTATGATTTGCGCAAGTCATTGCTGGAAATGTCGTTCACCAGTGAGCTAACGAGAACTGACAAAGGGCTTTATCATGTGCAGATCAATCCCCGCCCTGGAGAGGATAAGAAGATGACCGCCGATGATTGGCTCCGAGCCGCTGAGATCATGGAAGAGGAAACAGGCTTTAAAGGTCAGAAACGCATCATGGTCATGCACGAGAAAAAGGGCCGTATTCATATGCACGTCGCGTGGGAACGGTATTCTCACGGCACAGGAAAGATGATCTCGAACAAATATTCTCGTTACGCACAAGATAGAGCCAGAAAGCGAATGGAGAATGAATTCAGCCAGAATAGGACGCCTGATAAGAACATTGAGCGTCCGGAACTGAATAAGTTACTCGCTGAATTATGGGCGCTTCATCCGTCAGGGAAAGCCTTTATCAAGGCAGTCGGTCAATACGGTTACACAGTTTGTCGTAGTGAAGGTCGTCGCCCGATGGTTATCATTAATAAAGCAGGGCGTTCCTTTGATTTAGTGCGGGAAACCAAAGTAAAGACGAAGGATATGCGGGAACGATTAAAAGGGTTGCAATTACCGCATGACAAACAAGTCATCGCATCTATACGAGAAAGACAGCAAAACGATACAAAGGAAACGCCACGAGAGAAGCGTATAAGGGAACTGAAAGAACAGATGGAGCAGCACGAAAAAGCTAAAGACAAACAACAAGGACGTTAA
- a CDS encoding plasmid mobilization protein: MSETQNPKPKEKRVLIQLRTTEEDKNTLREFAKHAGMNITDFVKFRTLSKRPRLKVATPEREVLLHLLSELGKNGSNINQIAKIMNADNKTSYSVSVKEDLIAAALEEIRQTTAKIVQALEQTAIHDSEGENSR, encoded by the coding sequence ATGTCAGAAACACAAAACCCGAAGCCGAAGGAAAAACGTGTCCTCATTCAGCTTCGCACAACAGAGGAAGACAAAAACACCCTGCGCGAGTTTGCCAAACATGCAGGAATGAACATCACCGATTTCGTGAAGTTCCGCACGTTGTCCAAAAGGCCACGGCTCAAAGTGGCAACCCCTGAACGGGAAGTATTACTACATCTCCTGTCCGAATTGGGAAAAAACGGCTCGAATATCAATCAAATCGCGAAGATCATGAATGCCGATAACAAGACGTCTTATTCAGTATCCGTCAAAGAAGATCTTATTGCCGCGGCATTGGAAGAGATAAGGCAAACGACGGCCAAGATCGTACAGGCGTTAGAACAAACCGCTATCCATGATAGTGAAGGGGAGAATTCGCGGTAA
- a CDS encoding type IV secretory system conjugative DNA transfer family protein, with protein MQNERSKGLLNISQKEVVDFFDKETDSEGVMKLFLMFVGVTLTPITLLGALIFYKKGYKRFMEGEHPRLHDLPPIVSLGMIIGAISIWGSLFFFASYMHSFFYLIFGEAVDHNSFYIYAFTGINIVLTVAVFLWFQRWRLKAAKYAADTKRHGTARFAKPEELQPYEAPKGFYIGQGTYYNKPGHLLSVAGTRGGKGVNLILQNLLMPHLFKGSWVVIDPKGELLAISKSAQLAAGRKVVVLNPWQLLGLNGVSYNPLDLLKNDWLNMADDVEMLAEAIIPADPDSENSHWSLRARTFISGLLLHLVTTAPEDERHLGTLWQWLRLENDKWIELLADMSLNNDPNAGEIVRATANEIISLMKMSDKEYGSVMSSAQKHTDFIKSPALREALKASTDFKAEDLASGNVTVYVCIPFDRLKSHNAWLRLVVISLMRSVIRNPKKDVCFLLDEAYAFGYHSEIDMALGAYAGFGIHVWSIFQTLVQIKKIYGDNWENFIANSSVRHFFNISDNFSAEYISTMFGQTSVPEYDEKGELKGATARPLVTNDELRRTSGEVIYSVIDQLSPAQIPKHPYYTMDLPADPNPYYKG; from the coding sequence ATGCAGAATGAACGATCAAAGGGCTTATTGAATATAAGCCAAAAGGAAGTCGTTGACTTTTTCGACAAGGAAACGGATTCAGAAGGAGTCATGAAACTCTTTTTAATGTTCGTAGGTGTGACCTTGACGCCTATTACCCTGCTCGGGGCGCTGATCTTTTATAAAAAAGGCTATAAGCGCTTCATGGAGGGGGAACATCCTCGTCTTCACGACTTACCGCCTATTGTAAGTCTTGGAATGATAATAGGCGCTATCTCAATATGGGGGAGCCTGTTTTTCTTCGCGAGCTATATGCATTCTTTTTTTTATCTGATTTTCGGAGAGGCGGTAGACCATAATTCTTTCTATATCTATGCTTTCACCGGAATTAATATTGTTCTCACCGTTGCTGTCTTTCTATGGTTTCAAAGATGGCGTTTGAAGGCAGCAAAATACGCCGCTGATACCAAGCGACACGGTACGGCGCGTTTTGCAAAGCCTGAAGAGTTACAGCCTTATGAAGCGCCCAAAGGGTTTTATATCGGACAAGGTACATACTACAACAAGCCCGGTCATTTGTTGTCTGTGGCGGGAACGAGGGGCGGTAAGGGTGTGAACCTCATTTTACAAAACCTTCTGATGCCACATTTATTCAAAGGTTCATGGGTTGTTATTGATCCTAAAGGGGAGCTTTTGGCTATTTCCAAATCTGCACAGCTCGCCGCAGGCCGCAAGGTTGTTGTTCTCAATCCGTGGCAATTACTAGGTTTAAATGGGGTTTCTTACAACCCGCTCGATCTTCTCAAAAACGATTGGCTCAACATGGCCGATGATGTGGAAATGTTGGCAGAAGCCATTATCCCCGCAGATCCCGATAGTGAAAATTCACATTGGAGCCTTCGCGCCAGAACCTTTATCTCAGGGTTGTTGCTGCATCTTGTAACGACAGCGCCCGAAGACGAGCGCCACTTAGGAACCCTCTGGCAATGGCTTCGGCTAGAGAATGACAAATGGATAGAACTTCTGGCTGATATGTCGTTGAATAATGACCCGAACGCTGGAGAAATCGTTAGAGCAACGGCGAATGAGATTATTAGTCTCATGAAAATGTCCGATAAAGAATACGGGTCTGTCATGTCATCGGCGCAAAAACACACCGATTTTATTAAATCGCCTGCTTTACGGGAAGCGTTGAAAGCGTCCACGGATTTTAAAGCGGAAGATTTGGCTTCTGGCAACGTAACTGTTTATGTGTGTATTCCATTTGATCGCCTTAAAAGTCACAATGCTTGGCTGCGGTTGGTGGTGATTTCTCTTATGCGTTCGGTTATCCGTAACCCTAAGAAAGACGTTTGTTTCCTATTAGATGAAGCCTATGCTTTTGGCTACCATAGCGAGATTGATATGGCTCTAGGCGCTTATGCGGGATTTGGTATTCATGTGTGGTCGATCTTCCAGACCCTTGTTCAGATCAAGAAGATATACGGGGATAATTGGGAAAATTTCATCGCAAATTCTTCCGTGAGACATTTCTTTAATATATCGGACAATTTTTCAGCAGAATACATTTCAACAATGTTCGGCCAGACGTCCGTTCCTGAATATGACGAAAAAGGAGAACTGAAAGGAGCAACGGCCCGACCTCTGGTGACTAATGATGAACTACGGCGCACATCAGGCGAGGTCATTTACTCGGTTATCGACCAGCTTTCACCGGCACAGATTCCCAAGCATCCATATTACACAATGGATTTACCAGCCGACCCTAATCCTTATTACAAAGGATAG
- a CDS encoding DUF4224 domain-containing protein, with protein sequence MLFLDTEEIIFLTGRKKRNAQVIALRSMGIEHKTRPDGTVIVSRSHIQKLLDGDSVKRRIIKEIQPYWGAINAKTTQA encoded by the coding sequence ATGCTATTTCTTGATACTGAAGAAATCATTTTCCTTACTGGAAGGAAGAAGAGAAACGCCCAAGTTATCGCACTCCGTTCTATGGGTATTGAACACAAAACAAGGCCCGACGGCACCGTAATTGTGTCACGTTCTCATATTCAAAAATTGCTTGACGGTGATTCCGTAAAACGTAGAATCATTAAGGAAATCCAGCCGTATTGGGGTGCAATCAATGCCAAAACCACGCAAGCCTGA
- a CDS encoding tyrosine-type recombinase/integrase, producing MPKPRKPENRGLPKGWTFQHGAFYYRVPRGLVHLWDGKKFFRLGETLSEAYETWATRMADQAEKPRNIGEMLDRYALEVIPKKAPATQRREQRDVKNLKAVFEKIPLTAFKPIHAYEYYDRRSKPTFTMDGIRKVKHGGASTARHEIGTLSHAFTKAIRWGCIEAHPFKGQLELEGSQPRTRYIEDWEIVECLSLKPVHKKDCTNAIKAMIKLRLLTGMPKPDVLLLQPDLHFKDDGIHNVRQKTRKKVGKTTIYVWTPELRQAVQEALDARPTQVSTFLFCTRRGQCYWDHKKGEASGWESNWQRFMKRVIKETKVTETFTQHDLRAKCASDAPSLAHAQSLLAHVDARTTNRIYRRKAEVVKPISLNLNSANDTNVIFDTVEKKNMTEVLEKWWLGRDLNTRPRDYDELIISLLYQILSKL from the coding sequence ATGCCAAAACCACGCAAGCCTGAAAACCGTGGATTACCTAAAGGCTGGACTTTCCAACACGGGGCCTTTTACTATCGCGTCCCTCGTGGGCTTGTGCATTTGTGGGATGGCAAAAAGTTTTTCCGTTTGGGTGAAACTTTGTCGGAAGCATATGAAACATGGGCTACGAGAATGGCCGATCAGGCGGAAAAGCCCAGAAACATAGGGGAAATGCTTGATCGCTATGCTTTGGAAGTAATACCAAAGAAAGCTCCAGCGACACAGCGGCGGGAACAAAGGGATGTGAAAAACCTAAAGGCGGTATTTGAAAAGATACCTCTTACGGCATTTAAGCCAATTCACGCATATGAATATTACGACCGACGTAGTAAGCCGACTTTCACAATGGATGGAATAAGAAAGGTAAAGCATGGCGGTGCGTCTACAGCCCGTCATGAAATAGGCACGTTATCACACGCTTTTACGAAAGCGATCCGTTGGGGATGTATTGAAGCGCACCCATTCAAAGGGCAATTAGAACTTGAAGGATCGCAGCCACGAACACGATATATCGAGGATTGGGAAATCGTTGAGTGTCTATCCTTAAAACCTGTACATAAAAAGGACTGCACGAACGCGATTAAGGCAATGATTAAGCTTCGATTGCTTACAGGTATGCCCAAACCCGATGTTCTCCTATTGCAACCTGATCTCCATTTCAAAGACGATGGGATACACAATGTCCGTCAAAAGACCCGCAAGAAGGTCGGCAAGACAACAATTTATGTCTGGACACCAGAACTGCGACAAGCCGTGCAGGAGGCGCTTGACGCACGTCCTACACAAGTATCGACATTCCTTTTTTGTACCAGACGAGGGCAATGCTATTGGGATCATAAAAAGGGTGAAGCCAGCGGTTGGGAATCCAATTGGCAGCGTTTCATGAAGCGCGTTATTAAAGAAACAAAAGTAACGGAAACATTCACACAACATGATTTGAGGGCTAAATGTGCCAGTGATGCACCTTCACTTGCACATGCTCAATCACTTCTTGCTCATGTTGACGCACGAACGACTAATCGGATTTATCGCCGTAAAGCAGAAGTTGTAAAACCAATCAGTTTAAATCTTAATTCGGCCAATGATACAAACGTGATCTTTGATACAGTCGAGAAAAAAAACATGACGGAAGTGCTTGAAAAATGGTGGCTCGGGCGTGATTTGAACACGCGACCAAGGGATTATGATGAGTTAATCATCTCCTTGCTTTATCAAATACTTTCAAAGCTTTAA
- the mobF gene encoding MobF family relaxase, whose protein sequence is MLRMTQSRSAEQAKDYHNDALLKSDYYLNDQELRGSFNGRLAKRIGINGPTDKFIFDALCENINPITLKPLTSRKSKVRTVGYDLTFCCPKSVSLLHAFAKNDSILTVFRNAVHRTMRDIEKDVQTRVRKKGKDENRITSELLYADFVHQTSRAVNREMPDPFLHCHCYTFNATYDPIEKQFKAVQFRDTMRDLPYYEALFHKRLADGLMKLGYKIRPTKSSFEVVGVDPKLIRLFSKRTNEIEQIAKEKNITDAKELDKIGARSRAKKQKGLSMDDLRTDWERQIKTLNLPSVNTSIVSVQESTSNALTADECIDHSLLHHFERNSVVQDRKILAKAYKFGIDEKNVSITQINTAFKKHPNIINVKQDNRVLCTLDSVLREETRMVKLAHDGKDTFAPLYISAPTLSLKGEQGRAARHVLTTKDKVSIIMGGAGTGKTILMQETVSMIEKTGKKVIVVAPTAKASRDVLKKEGFADAQTVAKLLASPELQKYLQDQILWVDESGLLGTKDMTALLELATTFNTRVILSGDVRQHAAVAYGDSLRILMDAGIVPVTVNKIHRQRKQPYRDAVYDLSKGHVMAAFGKMERMGAIKTCDENYASLTNDYMTAIGQGKTVLVVSPTHAQGETVTKAIRQTLRHAGKLHGKEKPFTRLVNLNLTEAEKADSRYFDSGQILQFNQNCKGITHGTTLSIMQVEGKCLVMKDEKGKNVTASLNDLKGFEVYRKEKIDLLKGDVITVTRNGVDKKKQSLNNGQVLEVVSTAKGDIIARHPDTKALYTLPQQFGHLAYAYCVTSHASQGMTVDEVFISQPASTFAAASMQQFYVSASRGRDCLHVYTDNKEALLDRISQSGERMSALELIKSFPSFTPC, encoded by the coding sequence ATGCTCAGAATGACTCAAAGCCGTTCTGCGGAACAGGCTAAGGATTACCACAATGATGCCCTTTTAAAATCCGATTACTATTTGAATGACCAAGAATTACGCGGGTCGTTCAATGGTCGGTTGGCGAAGCGTATCGGCATAAATGGCCCTACGGACAAATTCATCTTCGACGCTCTTTGCGAAAACATCAACCCGATAACCTTAAAGCCCCTTACCTCGCGCAAAAGCAAAGTGCGGACGGTCGGCTATGATCTGACGTTCTGTTGTCCGAAGTCGGTTAGCCTCCTTCATGCCTTCGCAAAAAATGATTCGATCCTAACCGTGTTCCGTAATGCCGTTCATCGCACGATGAGAGACATAGAGAAAGACGTGCAAACCCGTGTCAGGAAAAAAGGAAAGGATGAGAACCGTATCACGAGCGAATTACTTTATGCCGATTTTGTCCACCAGACCTCCAGAGCCGTAAATCGGGAAATGCCAGACCCATTTTTGCATTGCCATTGCTACACCTTTAACGCCACATATGACCCTATCGAAAAGCAATTCAAGGCGGTTCAGTTTCGCGACACGATGCGCGACCTTCCCTATTATGAAGCACTCTTTCATAAGCGGTTAGCCGACGGCTTGATGAAATTGGGGTACAAGATACGCCCAACAAAAAGCTCTTTTGAGGTGGTCGGTGTAGATCCGAAACTGATTCGTCTGTTCTCCAAGCGTACCAACGAAATCGAACAGATCGCCAAAGAGAAGAATATTACGGATGCCAAGGAACTCGACAAGATCGGGGCGCGGAGCCGTGCCAAAAAGCAAAAAGGGTTATCGATGGATGACCTTAGAACCGATTGGGAAAGACAAATAAAGACGCTCAACCTGCCGAGCGTCAATACGTCTATCGTTTCCGTTCAAGAAAGCACGTCGAATGCTCTCACCGCCGATGAATGTATCGATCATTCGTTACTGCATCATTTTGAAAGAAATTCCGTCGTCCAAGATCGCAAGATCCTCGCCAAAGCCTACAAGTTCGGAATCGATGAAAAGAATGTTTCGATTACGCAAATAAACACAGCGTTTAAGAAGCATCCCAATATTATCAACGTTAAGCAGGATAATCGCGTGTTGTGTACGTTGGACAGCGTTTTGCGTGAAGAAACACGCATGGTCAAACTTGCCCATGACGGCAAAGACACGTTTGCGCCTCTCTATATTTCCGCACCTACCTTATCTCTAAAGGGAGAGCAAGGACGTGCGGCCCGCCATGTTCTGACGACAAAAGATAAAGTGTCGATCATCATGGGCGGTGCGGGTACGGGTAAAACGATCCTTATGCAAGAAACCGTTTCAATGATCGAAAAGACAGGGAAAAAGGTCATCGTCGTCGCCCCGACGGCGAAAGCTTCACGCGATGTCTTAAAAAAGGAAGGTTTTGCGGATGCCCAAACCGTCGCCAAATTGCTTGCCTCTCCTGAACTGCAAAAATATTTGCAGGATCAAATCTTATGGGTTGATGAATCGGGATTGTTAGGCACAAAAGACATGACGGCCCTTTTAGAGCTTGCAACCACGTTTAACACGCGCGTCATCTTAAGCGGCGACGTGCGCCAACATGCAGCCGTCGCCTATGGGGATTCCCTACGTATTTTGATGGATGCGGGAATCGTTCCCGTAACGGTCAACAAGATTCATCGTCAGCGTAAACAACCCTATCGTGACGCGGTATACGATTTATCAAAAGGCCATGTAATGGCGGCATTCGGCAAGATGGAGCGAATGGGGGCAATCAAAACCTGTGATGAAAATTACGCTTCCCTTACCAATGACTATATGACGGCTATCGGTCAGGGTAAAACCGTTCTTGTCGTATCGCCTACCCATGCGCAAGGCGAAACGGTGACGAAAGCTATTCGTCAGACATTACGCCATGCTGGAAAGCTACACGGAAAAGAAAAGCCCTTTACCCGCCTTGTCAACCTGAACTTAACCGAAGCGGAAAAAGCGGATAGCCGATATTTTGATTCAGGTCAGATTTTGCAATTCAATCAGAATTGTAAAGGAATCACGCACGGTACAACCTTGTCCATCATGCAAGTAGAGGGCAAATGTCTCGTCATGAAAGACGAAAAAGGGAAAAACGTTACCGCTTCGCTCAATGATCTAAAGGGTTTCGAGGTCTATCGCAAAGAGAAAATCGACCTCTTAAAAGGCGACGTCATTACCGTGACACGCAACGGTGTTGATAAGAAAAAACAATCGTTAAACAACGGACAGGTTTTAGAAGTGGTTTCAACTGCCAAAGGTGATATTATAGCCCGACACCCTGACACCAAAGCCCTTTATACCTTACCTCAACAATTCGGGCATCTGGCTTATGCATACTGCGTTACGAGTCATGCAAGCCAAGGCATGACGGTGGATGAAGTCTTTATTTCGCAACCAGCATCAACCTTTGCAGCCGCTTCTATGCAACAATTCTATGTAAGTGCATCACGTGGACGTGATTGCTTACATGTTTATACTGACAATAAGGAAGCTTTGCTTGATCGTATTTCTCAGTCTGGTGAGCGTATGAGTGCATTGGAACTTATAAAGAGTTTTCCATCATTCACGCCTTGTTAA